A region from the Natronorubrum halophilum genome encodes:
- a CDS encoding BsuPI-related putative proteinase inhibitor, with product MTLEGSLEAAVDGATDAVSFAFTVTNEGAEPVELRFTDACKAEFVVSDDGNERWRFTEGRLFAQVLGSETLAPAESATYEAEWSAPEPGEYTALAELRARDESCEARTALSVPS from the coding sequence ATGACGCTCGAGGGATCGCTCGAGGCGGCGGTCGACGGCGCGACGGACGCGGTATCGTTCGCGTTCACCGTCACCAATGAGGGGGCCGAGCCGGTCGAACTCCGGTTTACGGACGCGTGTAAGGCGGAGTTCGTGGTCTCGGACGACGGGAACGAACGCTGGCGGTTCACCGAGGGACGCCTGTTCGCGCAGGTGCTCGGTTCGGAGACGCTCGCGCCCGCCGAGTCGGCGACGTACGAGGCGGAGTGGTCCGCCCCCGAGCCGGGCGAGTACACCGCGCTCGCGGAGTTGCGAGCGAGAGACGAGAGCTGCGAGGCGCGAACGGCGCTCTCGGTGCCGTCGTGA
- a CDS encoding methytransferase partner Trm112, which translates to MKESLLEILCCPLDKHDLELEDAEYDDDGDEIVAGTLVCSECGERYPIEDGIPNLLPPDMREETPA; encoded by the coding sequence ATGAAGGAGTCGTTACTGGAAATCCTCTGTTGCCCGCTGGACAAACACGACCTCGAACTCGAGGATGCCGAGTACGACGACGATGGCGACGAAATCGTCGCGGGCACCCTCGTCTGTAGCGAGTGCGGCGAACGGTATCCTATCGAGGACGGCATCCCGAACCTGCTGCCACCGGATATGCGCGAGGAAACACCGGCCTGA
- a CDS encoding alkaline phosphatase D family protein has product MTESHSNGRGEPDDDRRAFLQTIGLAATSTGLVGTAVGETSADEPNSNRGDGLVSLTHGVAAGDVTATTAVVWARAVNDATIHVAYSRDRSFSGVNYDRTTVDDETDYTGQLRLSGLEPGTRYHYHVWATGAETSYRPLSERNDADGARGRSRNATAADRNESTRNDGGPQNGSEGGGRGDGPTDGAVPDAVESGTFLTAPAPDDEAGVSFAWSGDTWGYGDDPVEPPFPGLLTIAEREPDFFLYHGDTIYADAQTPAGKITEDTPIDDALEIYREKYKEMRDPPAEIAERTNLRELLETTSVYTVWDDHEVINNFAGPIEPLMPEGRRAFREYWPLDRDDGADPGESNRFYDSFRWGKHVELFVIDTRQYRDPNVDLDSKTLLGEAQLEWLKGALADSDATWKLLASPAPLGYPSDSWATPTDRTGYEAELLEVIEHVQTEPVSNLVVVAGDVHKSVVGAFDPDDDGEFEFFEAIAGPLGAPAGEPDDLYPALNPTEFFAKGEYANFGTVEVDESGETLTIGIYDEYGTEAFRKTIHTDDIDAGTEPVTRVESTFDEDADGWLVSQNGGSNRPVYRERDGNPGGHISDEENQGGVAWYYQAPFKFLGDREAFYGGSLSFDLRQARTDQQFDAEPVEGGDILLASGDKRLVYEFRGPDSNPGVEWTSFEAPLTADATWIDLTSREPFATEARFRAVLADLEVLRIRGEYRSGDDTSYLDNVVLSR; this is encoded by the coding sequence ATGACAGAGAGCCACTCGAACGGACGAGGCGAACCGGATGACGACCGACGGGCGTTTCTTCAGACCATCGGACTGGCCGCAACGTCGACCGGCCTGGTCGGAACCGCAGTCGGTGAAACGAGCGCGGACGAACCGAACTCGAATCGGGGCGACGGCCTCGTGTCGCTGACCCACGGCGTGGCTGCGGGCGACGTCACCGCTACCACGGCGGTCGTGTGGGCGCGCGCGGTCAACGACGCGACGATTCACGTCGCGTACAGCCGCGATCGGTCGTTTAGCGGCGTCAACTACGACCGGACGACGGTCGACGACGAGACGGATTACACCGGACAGCTCCGACTGTCGGGGCTCGAGCCCGGAACTCGCTACCACTATCACGTCTGGGCGACGGGGGCAGAGACGTCGTACCGACCGCTGTCCGAACGAAACGACGCCGACGGCGCTCGAGGCCGGAGCCGAAACGCCACGGCGGCAGACCGGAACGAGTCGACCCGGAACGACGGCGGGCCGCAGAACGGGTCGGAAGGCGGCGGCCGAGGCGACGGACCAACCGACGGGGCGGTCCCCGATGCGGTCGAAAGCGGGACGTTTCTCACGGCACCGGCACCGGACGACGAAGCGGGCGTCAGCTTCGCCTGGAGCGGCGACACGTGGGGCTACGGTGACGATCCCGTCGAACCGCCGTTCCCGGGCCTGCTGACGATCGCGGAGCGAGAACCGGACTTCTTCCTCTATCACGGGGACACGATCTACGCCGACGCGCAGACGCCGGCCGGGAAGATCACCGAGGACACGCCGATCGACGACGCCCTCGAGATCTACCGGGAGAAGTACAAGGAGATGCGCGACCCGCCGGCGGAGATCGCCGAGCGAACGAACCTGCGGGAACTCCTCGAGACGACGTCGGTCTACACCGTCTGGGACGACCACGAAGTCATCAACAACTTCGCGGGACCGATCGAGCCGCTGATGCCCGAGGGGCGGCGGGCCTTTCGCGAGTACTGGCCGCTCGACCGGGACGACGGGGCCGATCCCGGCGAATCCAACCGGTTCTACGACTCCTTCCGGTGGGGGAAACACGTCGAGTTGTTCGTCATCGACACCCGCCAGTACCGCGACCCGAACGTCGACCTCGACTCGAAAACGCTGCTCGGCGAGGCCCAACTCGAGTGGCTGAAGGGAGCGCTCGCCGACTCCGATGCGACGTGGAAGCTCCTCGCCTCGCCGGCCCCGCTGGGGTATCCGTCGGACTCGTGGGCGACGCCGACCGATCGAACCGGCTACGAGGCGGAACTCCTCGAGGTGATCGAACACGTGCAGACGGAGCCCGTCTCGAATCTGGTCGTCGTCGCGGGAGACGTCCACAAGTCGGTCGTAGGCGCGTTCGACCCCGACGACGACGGCGAGTTCGAGTTCTTCGAGGCTATCGCCGGACCCCTGGGTGCGCCGGCGGGCGAACCCGACGACCTCTATCCCGCGTTGAATCCGACGGAGTTCTTCGCGAAAGGCGAATACGCCAACTTCGGCACCGTGGAGGTCGACGAATCGGGCGAAACGCTGACGATCGGTATCTACGACGAGTACGGAACCGAAGCGTTCAGGAAGACGATCCACACGGACGATATCGACGCCGGCACCGAGCCGGTCACCCGCGTCGAGAGCACGTTCGACGAGGACGCCGACGGCTGGCTCGTCTCGCAAAACGGCGGGAGCAACCGCCCCGTCTACCGAGAGCGCGACGGCAATCCCGGCGGCCACATCAGCGACGAGGAGAATCAGGGCGGCGTCGCCTGGTACTATCAGGCACCGTTCAAATTCCTCGGCGACCGCGAGGCGTTCTACGGCGGGTCGCTCTCGTTCGACCTTCGCCAGGCCCGGACCGATCAGCAGTTCGACGCCGAACCGGTCGAGGGCGGCGACATCCTGCTCGCGAGCGGGGACAAGAGGCTCGTCTACGAGTTCCGCGGCCCCGACAGCAATCCGGGGGTGGAGTGGACGTCCTTCGAAGCGCCGCTGACGGCCGACGCGACGTGGATCGATCTCACGAGTCGGGAGCCGTTCGCGACCGAAGCGCGGTTCCGCGCCGTCCTCGCCGATTTGGAAGTGCTCCGAATCCGCGGCGAGTACCGGTCCGGCGACGATACGAGCTACCTCGACAACGTCGTCCTCTCGAGGTAG
- a CDS encoding adenylosuccinate synthase — MTVTIVGSQLGDEGKGGVVDLYGDAADVVARYQGGDNAGHTVVHDGEKYKLSLVPSGAVRGKVGVLGNGCVVNPETLFDEIDTLRERDLEPDVRVAERAHVILPYHRALDGIEEAEKEELAAGTTKRGIGPTYEDKAGRRGVRVGDLLDPEILRERLEYVVPQKKALAEEVFDKETGEAFDIDYLYDTYREYGERLAEEDMTVDCGTFLQDRIDDGDNVMLEGAQGTSLDIDHGVYPYVTSSNPTAGGATVGTGLGPTVVGGGEVIGIVKAYLSRVGTGPLPTELGGVEDQTPDYDDEVGGGTDEEELATYIRDEGGEYGTVTGRPRRVGWLDMPMLRHAARANGFTGLAINHIDVLAGLDEVEVGHSYEFDTAEQSSASDQNSTSSDGGDEIFTMPPTTEQWGRCEATFRSFEGWPEVDWAEVASEGYEAIPENARTYLEYISDELDTPIYAVGVGPGRGETVVVENPYE, encoded by the coding sequence ATGACCGTCACAATCGTCGGGTCGCAACTCGGCGACGAAGGCAAGGGAGGGGTCGTCGACCTGTACGGCGACGCCGCTGACGTTGTCGCGCGCTATCAGGGCGGCGACAACGCTGGACACACCGTCGTCCACGATGGGGAGAAGTACAAACTATCGCTCGTGCCGTCCGGAGCCGTCCGGGGGAAGGTCGGCGTTCTCGGTAACGGTTGCGTCGTCAACCCCGAGACGCTGTTCGACGAGATCGACACGCTCCGCGAACGCGACCTTGAGCCGGACGTTCGCGTCGCCGAGCGCGCACACGTCATCCTTCCATACCATCGGGCGCTCGACGGTATCGAAGAAGCGGAGAAAGAGGAACTCGCGGCCGGGACGACCAAACGCGGCATCGGCCCAACCTACGAGGACAAGGCGGGCCGCCGCGGCGTCCGCGTGGGAGACCTGCTCGATCCCGAGATCCTGCGCGAGCGCCTGGAGTACGTCGTGCCCCAGAAGAAAGCCCTCGCGGAAGAGGTCTTCGACAAGGAGACCGGCGAGGCGTTCGACATCGACTACCTCTACGACACCTACCGCGAGTACGGCGAACGACTCGCCGAGGAGGACATGACCGTCGACTGCGGGACGTTCCTGCAAGACCGCATCGACGACGGCGATAACGTCATGCTCGAGGGCGCACAGGGGACATCGCTCGACATCGACCACGGGGTCTACCCCTACGTCACCTCCTCGAACCCGACCGCCGGCGGCGCAACCGTCGGCACCGGACTCGGCCCGACCGTCGTCGGCGGCGGCGAGGTCATCGGCATCGTCAAGGCTTACCTCTCGCGGGTCGGCACCGGTCCGCTTCCGACCGAACTCGGCGGCGTCGAGGATCAGACGCCCGACTACGACGACGAGGTGGGCGGCGGGACGGACGAGGAGGAACTCGCGACCTACATCCGCGACGAGGGCGGCGAGTACGGCACCGTCACCGGCCGCCCGCGCCGCGTCGGCTGGCTCGACATGCCGATGCTTCGCCACGCGGCGCGCGCGAACGGCTTTACGGGACTCGCGATCAACCACATCGACGTCCTCGCGGGACTGGACGAGGTCGAGGTCGGTCACAGCTACGAGTTCGACACCGCCGAGCAAAGTTCAGCGAGCGATCAGAACTCGACGAGTTCTGATGGCGGCGACGAAATCTTCACCATGCCCCCGACCACCGAGCAGTGGGGTCGCTGTGAGGCGACGTTCCGCAGCTTCGAGGGCTGGCCCGAGGTCGACTGGGCCGAGGTCGCGAGCGAGGGGTACGAAGCGATCCCCGAGAACGCCCGGACCTACCTCGAGTACATCAGCGACGAACTCGACACGCCGATCTACGCGGTCGGTGTCGGCCCCGGTCGCGGGGAGACCGTTGTCGTCGAGAACCCTTACGAGTAA
- a CDS encoding DUF7524 family protein produces the protein MSPEVTVHVNRASAESLGAAVGHLETQGSFTIQLRSHGAPAHVHCRLHGDIERIAALDTSNYYVESEGETIVPVRVDADVIDAPVEGTLEVLTGYGSESLSIPVTVSPAPGPVEIDDSLADPAPSGPEPTVLERAVDGTGLEPATLAVVALGVVAVGTAAMAAAAIGGTVAMVGLAVVAIGFCVALALLVV, from the coding sequence GTGTCTCCAGAGGTCACCGTCCACGTCAACCGCGCATCCGCCGAGTCGCTCGGGGCAGCCGTCGGTCACCTCGAGACGCAGGGGTCTTTTACCATCCAACTACGAAGCCACGGCGCGCCCGCACACGTCCACTGCCGCCTCCACGGCGACATCGAGCGGATCGCAGCGCTCGACACGTCTAACTACTACGTCGAATCGGAGGGAGAAACGATCGTTCCCGTCCGCGTCGACGCCGACGTGATCGACGCGCCCGTCGAGGGGACGCTCGAGGTGCTGACCGGCTACGGATCCGAGTCGCTCTCGATTCCCGTCACCGTCTCACCGGCTCCGGGGCCGGTCGAGATCGACGACTCGCTCGCCGACCCGGCACCGTCCGGCCCCGAACCGACCGTCCTCGAGCGAGCGGTCGACGGAACCGGTCTCGAGCCGGCGACGCTCGCCGTCGTCGCGCTCGGCGTCGTTGCCGTCGGGACCGCCGCGATGGCCGCGGCGGCGATCGGCGGGACGGTCGCGATGGTCGGCCTCGCGGTCGTCGCCATCGGCTTCTGCGTGGCGCTTGCGTTGCTGGTCGTGTGA
- a CDS encoding CbiX/SirB N-terminal domain-containing protein, producing MKALVIVAHGSHLNPDASDPTYAHADTVRETGAFDEVREAFWKEEPHFREVIRTVESEEVFVVPLFISEGYFTEQVIPRELRLESWDPERWDSDGTDASQVTLEAEDVGKTIHYCGPVGTHDAMTDVIVQRAETVTEDPDVGDGFGLAVVGHGTERNENSAKAVEYHTDRIRERGRFDEVKALFMDEEPEVDDVTDYVECDDIVVVPLFIADGYHTQEDIPEDMGLTEDYRLGWGVPSEVDGHRIWYAGAVGTEGLMADVILERAADAGADIGGALESVREGVTLTGESGRGSDAGPNAEAGD from the coding sequence ATGAAAGCGCTGGTTATCGTGGCGCACGGCTCGCACCTGAATCCGGACGCCTCGGACCCCACCTACGCCCACGCGGACACCGTCCGCGAGACGGGCGCGTTCGACGAGGTCCGCGAGGCGTTCTGGAAGGAAGAACCGCACTTTCGCGAGGTGATCCGCACGGTCGAGTCCGAGGAGGTGTTCGTCGTCCCCCTCTTCATCAGCGAGGGCTACTTCACCGAGCAGGTGATCCCACGCGAACTGCGCCTCGAGTCGTGGGATCCCGAGAGGTGGGACTCGGACGGGACCGACGCCTCCCAGGTCACGCTCGAGGCCGAAGACGTGGGGAAGACCATCCACTACTGCGGCCCGGTCGGCACGCACGACGCGATGACGGACGTCATCGTCCAGCGAGCCGAGACGGTCACCGAGGACCCCGATGTGGGCGACGGCTTCGGTCTCGCGGTCGTCGGCCACGGCACGGAGCGCAACGAGAACTCCGCGAAGGCCGTCGAGTACCACACCGACCGCATCCGCGAGCGGGGTCGCTTCGACGAGGTGAAGGCGCTGTTCATGGACGAGGAACCCGAGGTCGACGACGTCACCGACTACGTCGAGTGCGACGATATCGTCGTCGTCCCGCTCTTTATCGCCGACGGCTACCACACCCAGGAGGACATTCCGGAGGACATGGGATTGACCGAGGACTACCGACTCGGCTGGGGCGTGCCGAGCGAGGTCGACGGGCACCGCATCTGGTACGCCGGGGCCGTCGGCACGGAGGGGCTGATGGCCGACGTCATCCTCGAGCGGGCGGCGGACGCCGGGGCCGATATCGGCGGCGCACTCGAGTCCGTTCGCGAGGGGGTCACGCTGACGGGCGAGAGCGGGCGTGGCTCCGACGCGGGACCGAACGCCGAGGCGGGGGACTGA
- a CDS encoding DR2241 family protein, whose protein sequence is MTLSTADLEALVAAVESDSGIEFDGLRIDREDGAYVLETPESERSGLEADDLEQALEPLAAYVTNWRYWRERVGGEGTARRAFLRWCERAPLEGDESAEPSSTDDRSGGAASADGGTLAVPDRYAALHDGIDREWGQLCLTARLVDDADEPAGERVYDCWHVDDADSDLSDLEIHDDPRDAREIATYDEDGRYRPLKTAPTLVSGWAFVGLSGAELVETIDFFYPATVANWHRERRGRLDVDHWIETAERQTGIYDVVDELPREAVEWMTEACCVDSQCLRRREWGYDEDDPIDVDGGDGPFPCREPCSLVVAAARKWAILESEAERTYELELTTSELNQLAELIDAVAEGRTDDIREADVNDGANRYRARYLRAKRFDDEGTLETRERREE, encoded by the coding sequence GTGACGCTGTCGACGGCCGATCTCGAGGCGCTGGTGGCCGCCGTCGAGTCCGACTCGGGGATCGAGTTCGACGGCCTCCGGATCGATCGCGAAGACGGCGCGTACGTCCTCGAGACGCCCGAGAGCGAACGGAGCGGCCTCGAAGCAGACGACCTCGAGCAGGCGCTCGAGCCGCTCGCTGCGTACGTCACGAACTGGCGCTACTGGCGCGAGCGGGTCGGCGGCGAGGGAACCGCTCGCCGGGCGTTCCTCCGATGGTGTGAACGAGCGCCGCTCGAGGGAGACGAGTCCGCCGAGCCATCGTCGACCGACGACCGGTCCGGCGGTGCGGCGTCGGCCGACGGCGGGACGCTCGCGGTTCCCGACCGATACGCGGCGCTCCACGACGGAATCGATCGCGAGTGGGGACAGCTGTGTCTCACCGCGCGTCTCGTCGACGATGCGGACGAACCGGCCGGCGAACGAGTCTACGACTGTTGGCACGTCGACGACGCCGACAGCGACCTCAGCGACCTCGAGATTCACGACGATCCCCGAGACGCCCGCGAGATCGCGACCTACGACGAGGACGGGCGATACCGCCCGCTGAAGACCGCACCCACGCTGGTCTCGGGGTGGGCCTTCGTCGGCCTCTCGGGTGCGGAACTCGTCGAGACGATCGACTTTTTCTACCCCGCGACGGTCGCCAACTGGCACCGCGAGCGTCGGGGCCGTCTGGACGTCGATCACTGGATCGAGACGGCCGAGCGCCAGACGGGCATCTACGACGTGGTCGACGAACTGCCCCGCGAGGCCGTCGAGTGGATGACCGAAGCCTGCTGCGTCGACTCCCAGTGTCTGCGCCGGCGCGAATGGGGGTACGACGAGGACGACCCGATCGACGTCGACGGCGGCGACGGCCCGTTCCCCTGTCGCGAGCCGTGTTCGCTCGTCGTCGCCGCCGCCCGCAAATGGGCCATCCTCGAATCCGAAGCGGAACGCACCTACGAACTCGAGTTGACGACGAGCGAACTGAACCAGCTGGCGGAACTGATCGATGCGGTCGCCGAGGGCCGCACCGACGACATTCGCGAGGCGGACGTCAACGACGGCGCGAACCGCTACCGTGCGCGATATCTCCGCGCCAAGCGCTTCGACGACGAGGGGACCCTCGAGACGCGGGAGCGACGCGAGGAGTGA
- a CDS encoding DUF7527 domain-containing protein — MDSRTQERVEQWDSRSFSGGYDGLADLAAADFSGAVVATGTWLFMLNGRVVGVVDGGIEDFESASGTVYEAPHPSLPLLCAMEERGGETRAKYYTNETALREVDETLQDGSFTGYIELSENVLSGDYYAVYYGGRRMAAAYIGNSERLLTDDEAFDRADDEVGIYEVRTVDIDVADVPGADESEAGDGDEGRIETGVDAEPTANAVAKSEPDERPVARSEPKTDPTESAIGSIDLSGTDPDTTTADETTTGTAIEDIAIDDAISGSSTLEGTGEPSGITATDDAEPEPTSSGITDAGVETDSELDSTSVEDEQADTERTTHEYTAAELESDDDRTGGDGSDSERTRHEPASPSAETAEANAGPGSSGGESTDATTADADTVDSDEIRTAGADTERTEGSGPDPAAVAEAAEQLDQNDISWTEDDIESQSEDDAAEESASNGPAGSRPDPTPRPEKSEIPEERFEEEEQWREARTIPSIDPDHSETAESGGRDSNENHGGTTQRTQNRRSSGSDAAEQSDGGSRNASTSVTESATGSTQTGRQRQRSTEGTQTRQPTGRTDRADAGAGTDSSDESATASAAGSSAEHDQRVATLTRRLETLAEQRDALVAKAEELEAERDQLRSENEELSSTVERLRSRVETLQTDLERAREATGGASESDASTQLSPQRALAETNLFVRYTSKSQPTLETAHDGQADRDEVASNLRLEHHTGFDAADVAVDGERYEAFLTGTMEHRFVDWLTATVLYEIRDTGNADALGDLYDAIPRIDRAELGATISLADDDTEDVPDEVTFDVVAFDKMGNPLVVANLNDSREPATEPMLEEMEEAASAVKANYPSLAAATVVTSSYFDPGALEVAERATSSGLLSRGSKLSYVNLSRKQGYHLCLVESRSEGFHMNVPEL; from the coding sequence ATGGACTCGCGCACGCAAGAGCGCGTTGAACAGTGGGATTCTCGTTCGTTCAGTGGTGGGTACGATGGTCTGGCCGATCTCGCTGCTGCCGATTTTTCGGGAGCCGTCGTCGCGACCGGAACGTGGCTGTTCATGCTCAACGGCCGCGTCGTCGGCGTCGTCGACGGAGGTATCGAGGATTTCGAGAGCGCGTCGGGAACCGTTTACGAGGCGCCACACCCCTCGCTCCCGCTCCTCTGTGCGATGGAAGAACGGGGCGGCGAAACGAGAGCGAAATACTACACGAACGAGACCGCGCTCCGGGAGGTCGACGAGACGCTCCAGGACGGCTCGTTCACCGGCTACATCGAACTGAGCGAAAACGTCCTCAGCGGCGACTACTACGCCGTCTACTACGGGGGTCGCCGAATGGCGGCCGCCTATATCGGAAACTCCGAACGACTGCTTACCGACGACGAGGCGTTCGACCGAGCCGACGACGAGGTCGGCATCTACGAGGTTCGAACCGTCGATATCGACGTGGCCGACGTCCCGGGGGCAGACGAGAGCGAAGCCGGCGACGGGGACGAAGGGCGAATCGAAACCGGAGTCGACGCCGAGCCGACAGCGAACGCGGTGGCGAAAAGCGAACCTGACGAGCGCCCGGTCGCCCGCTCCGAACCGAAGACGGATCCGACGGAGTCGGCGATCGGATCGATAGACCTCTCGGGGACGGACCCGGATACCACGACAGCCGACGAGACGACCACAGGCACGGCGATCGAGGACATCGCCATCGACGACGCCATCTCGGGTTCGTCGACGCTCGAGGGGACCGGGGAACCGTCGGGAATCACGGCGACCGACGACGCCGAACCGGAGCCGACCTCGAGCGGCATAACCGACGCGGGAGTGGAGACGGACTCCGAACTCGATTCGACGTCCGTCGAAGACGAGCAGGCAGATACCGAACGGACGACCCACGAGTACACCGCCGCCGAGTTGGAATCGGACGATGACCGCACCGGTGGGGACGGTTCCGACTCGGAACGGACCCGACACGAGCCCGCGTCACCGTCGGCCGAAACGGCGGAGGCGAACGCTGGTCCCGGCTCCAGCGGCGGCGAGTCTACCGACGCCACGACTGCGGACGCGGACACGGTCGATTCCGATGAGATCCGGACGGCTGGGGCCGACACCGAGCGCACCGAAGGCTCGGGTCCCGACCCCGCTGCGGTCGCGGAAGCAGCGGAGCAACTGGATCAGAACGATATCTCCTGGACCGAGGACGATATCGAGTCCCAGTCCGAGGACGACGCAGCCGAGGAATCGGCGTCGAATGGCCCCGCCGGCTCGAGGCCAGACCCGACCCCACGACCCGAGAAATCGGAGATTCCGGAGGAGCGGTTCGAAGAAGAAGAGCAGTGGCGCGAAGCGCGCACCATCCCGTCGATCGATCCGGACCACAGCGAGACGGCCGAATCGGGCGGGAGAGACTCGAACGAGAACCACGGTGGGACGACCCAGCGGACGCAAAATCGTCGATCGTCGGGATCGGACGCCGCCGAACAGTCCGACGGCGGATCCCGGAACGCATCGACGTCGGTCACCGAATCGGCGACGGGCTCGACGCAGACTGGTCGACAGCGCCAGCGTTCCACCGAGGGTACCCAGACCCGACAACCGACGGGGCGGACTGATCGCGCCGACGCCGGAGCCGGCACCGACTCGAGCGACGAATCAGCGACGGCGAGCGCCGCCGGTTCGAGCGCCGAACACGACCAGCGGGTTGCGACGCTCACACGGCGACTGGAGACGCTCGCGGAGCAACGCGACGCGCTCGTAGCCAAAGCCGAGGAGCTCGAGGCCGAGCGCGATCAGCTTCGATCGGAAAACGAGGAGCTCTCCTCGACAGTCGAACGGCTCCGATCGAGAGTCGAGACGCTCCAGACCGACCTGGAACGGGCCCGCGAGGCGACCGGCGGTGCGAGCGAGTCGGACGCGAGCACGCAGCTGTCGCCCCAGCGAGCCCTCGCCGAAACGAATCTCTTCGTCCGCTACACCTCGAAGAGTCAGCCGACGCTCGAGACGGCCCACGACGGCCAGGCGGATCGCGACGAGGTCGCCTCGAACCTGCGACTCGAGCACCACACCGGGTTCGACGCGGCCGACGTCGCAGTCGACGGCGAACGCTACGAGGCGTTTCTGACCGGAACGATGGAACACCGGTTCGTCGACTGGCTCACCGCGACGGTGCTCTACGAGATCCGAGACACCGGCAACGCCGACGCGCTGGGGGATCTCTACGACGCGATTCCGCGGATCGATCGCGCCGAACTGGGCGCGACGATCTCGCTCGCGGACGACGATACCGAAGACGTTCCCGACGAGGTAACGTTCGACGTCGTGGCGTTCGACAAGATGGGGAACCCGCTGGTCGTCGCGAACCTGAACGACTCGCGCGAGCCCGCGACGGAACCCATGCTCGAGGAGATGGAAGAGGCGGCCTCGGCTGTCAAGGCGAACTATCCGTCGCTCGCGGCCGCGACCGTCGTCACCTCGAGTTACTTCGACCCCGGCGCGCTCGAGGTGGCAGAGCGGGCGACGAGTAGCGGTCTTCTCAGCCGCGGCTCGAAACTGAGCTACGTCAATCTCTCGCGGAAACAGGGCTATCATCTCTGTCTGGTCGAGTCGCGGTCCGAAGGGTTCCACATGAACGTTCCCGAACTGTGA